From Pseudomonas sp. G.S.17, the proteins below share one genomic window:
- the radC gene encoding DNA repair protein RadC — translation MSIRDWPAAERPRERLLELGAASLSDAELLAIFLRTGVTGKSAVDLARHLLNQFDGLRGLLDADLATFSAHLGLGSAKFAQLQAVMEMSRRHMAESLKRDSALESPSQVRNYLKAQLRHEPHEVFGCLFLDNKHRVLCFEVLFHGSINTAHVHPRQVVKRAMVHNAASLILCHNHPSGVTDASQADIELTRRLKDALWLIDVKVLDHVIIGDGDPLSMVECGLM, via the coding sequence ATGAGTATTCGTGATTGGCCTGCGGCGGAGCGCCCGCGGGAGCGGCTGTTGGAACTGGGTGCGGCAAGTCTTTCCGACGCCGAACTGCTGGCGATCTTTTTGCGCACCGGAGTCACCGGAAAAAGCGCCGTCGACCTGGCGCGTCATCTGTTGAATCAATTTGACGGACTGCGCGGGCTACTGGATGCGGACCTGGCAACATTCAGTGCACATTTGGGTCTGGGATCAGCGAAATTCGCCCAGTTACAGGCCGTAATGGAAATGTCGCGTCGACACATGGCCGAGTCCCTGAAGCGCGATTCCGCACTGGAAAGCCCGTCCCAGGTGCGCAATTACCTCAAAGCCCAATTGCGCCACGAACCCCACGAAGTCTTCGGCTGCCTGTTTCTGGACAACAAACACCGCGTGCTGTGCTTTGAAGTGCTGTTCCACGGTTCGATCAATACGGCACACGTGCATCCCCGGCAAGTGGTCAAGCGCGCCATGGTGCACAACGCCGCCAGCCTGATCCTGTGCCACAACCACCCCTCTGGCGTCACCGACGCCAGTCAAGCCGACATCGAACTGACCAGACGCCTCAAGGACGCGCTGTGGCTGATCGACGTGAAGGTGCTCGACCACGTGATCATCGGCGACGGTGATCCGTTGTCGATGGTGGAGTGTGGGTTGATGTAA
- a CDS encoding cupin domain-containing protein, which translates to MTIDSIVDFSEAGTAAEHYRPAPERIFKGDPEQTLYNHYNSPCGQMSAGVWEGQVGQWLVNYTEHEYCEIVQGVSVLRDEAGSSKTLRAGDRFVIPAGFKGTWEVLEPCRKIYVVFEQKI; encoded by the coding sequence ATGACCATCGACAGCATTGTGGATTTCAGCGAAGCCGGCACAGCCGCCGAGCACTACCGCCCCGCCCCGGAAAGAATTTTCAAGGGCGATCCTGAACAGACGCTCTACAACCACTACAACAGCCCGTGTGGACAGATGAGTGCGGGCGTCTGGGAAGGCCAGGTCGGGCAATGGCTGGTGAATTACACCGAGCATGAATACTGCGAAATCGTCCAGGGCGTGTCAGTGCTGCGCGACGAAGCGGGCAGCTCGAAAACCCTGCGCGCCGGTGACCGCTTCGTGATCCCGGCAGGTTTCAAAGGCACCTGGGAAGTGTTGGAGCCGTGCCGCAAGATCTACGTGGTGTTCGAGCAAAAAATATAG
- the rpmB gene encoding 50S ribosomal protein L28 — MSRVCQVTGKGPVTGNNISHANNKTRRRFLPNLQHHRFWVEEEKRFVRLRVSAKGMRIIDKRGITVVLAELRRDGKI, encoded by the coding sequence ATGTCGAGAGTATGTCAAGTTACCGGTAAGGGTCCGGTGACTGGGAATAACATTTCCCACGCAAACAACAAAACCCGTCGTCGTTTCCTGCCAAACCTGCAGCATCACCGCTTTTGGGTTGAAGAAGAGAAACGTTTTGTTCGTCTGCGCGTATCTGCTAAAGGCATGCGTATCATCGACAAGCGTGGCATCACTGTCGTGCTTGCTGAACTCCGTCGCGACGGCAAAATTTAA
- a CDS encoding MFS transporter, which translates to MRWGTYFAVLASVLSVGLALGVSMPLVSLRLESWGYGSFAIGVMAAMPAIGVLLGASLASQLAARFGTAALMRLCLWAGALSVGLLALLPYYSVWLVLRLMLGVILTIVFILGESWINQLVVERLRGRLVALYGSTYALCQLAGPLLLGALGTEDDYGFWVGVALLVSSPLLLLGRSGAPSADSCSVTFIDLFGFCRSMPAIAWAVALFAAFEALILTLLPIYCLRQGFTAEIALAMVSTVVVGDALLQLPIGALADRISRRTLFSACALALMISSLLVPLMVDTVLIWPLWVLFGASAGGLFTLSLILIGERFRDDSLVRANAHVAQLWGVGCLIGPLAAGAGSQWVSGQALPLLMAAGAFGLVLLSQRRGAFGVQPVAA; encoded by the coding sequence ATGCGTTGGGGGACTTATTTTGCGGTGCTGGCTTCGGTACTGAGCGTCGGGCTCGCACTGGGCGTCAGCATGCCGCTGGTGTCACTGCGTCTGGAAAGCTGGGGCTACGGCTCGTTCGCGATCGGCGTGATGGCGGCGATGCCCGCCATTGGCGTATTGCTGGGCGCGAGTCTGGCCAGTCAGCTTGCCGCACGTTTCGGCACGGCGGCGCTGATGCGCCTGTGTCTGTGGGCGGGCGCGCTGTCAGTGGGTTTGCTCGCGCTGCTGCCGTATTACTCGGTCTGGCTGGTGCTGCGCCTGATGCTCGGCGTGATCCTGACCATCGTGTTCATTCTTGGCGAAAGCTGGATCAACCAACTCGTGGTCGAGCGTTTGCGCGGCCGCCTGGTTGCGCTATACGGCAGCACCTACGCGCTCTGCCAACTGGCCGGGCCGTTGCTGCTCGGCGCGCTGGGTACCGAAGACGATTACGGCTTCTGGGTCGGCGTGGCCTTGCTGGTCAGCTCGCCACTGCTGTTGCTCGGCCGTAGCGGGGCGCCCAGCGCTGATTCCTGCAGCGTGACCTTTATCGACTTGTTCGGCTTCTGCCGCTCCATGCCCGCCATTGCCTGGGCCGTGGCGCTGTTCGCGGCCTTCGAAGCCTTGATCCTGACGTTGCTGCCGATCTATTGCCTGCGCCAGGGTTTCACTGCGGAAATCGCCCTGGCGATGGTCAGCACCGTGGTGGTCGGCGATGCGTTGCTGCAACTGCCGATTGGCGCGCTGGCCGACCGCATCTCCCGACGTACGCTGTTTTCCGCTTGCGCGCTGGCGCTGATGATTTCCAGCCTGCTGGTGCCGTTGATGGTCGATACAGTATTGATCTGGCCGCTGTGGGTGCTGTTCGGCGCCAGCGCAGGTGGCTTGTTCACCTTATCGCTGATCCTGATCGGCGAGCGTTTCCGCGACGACTCGCTGGTCCGCGCCAACGCCCATGTTGCGCAACTTTGGGGGGTGGGTTGTCTGATCGGACCATTGGCGGCCGGAGCGGGCAGCCAATGGGTCAGCGGGCAGGCACTGCCGCTGTTGATGGCAGCGGGCGCATTCGGGTTAGTGCTGTTGTCGCAGCGGCGCGGCGCTTTTGGCGTGCAGCCGGTGGCGGCCTAG
- the rpmG gene encoding 50S ribosomal protein L33 yields the protein MRELIRLVSSAGTGHFYTTDKNKRTTPDKIEIKKFDPRVRKHVIYKEAKIK from the coding sequence ATGCGTGAATTGATCCGTTTGGTGTCGAGCGCTGGTACAGGCCATTTCTACACCACCGATAAGAACAAGCGCACCACTCCGGACAAAATCGAAATCAAAAAATTCGATCCGCGGGTTCGCAAGCACGTGATCTACAAAGAAGCCAAAATCAAGTAA
- a CDS encoding aldehyde dehydrogenase — translation MTTLTHADWEKRAQDLKIEGRAFINGEYTHAASGDTFECLSPVDGRLLAKVASCDVADAQRAVESARSTFNSGAWSRLAPVKRKAAMIRFAALLNKNVEELALLETLDMGKPISDSFGIDIPGAAQALSWSGEAIDKLYDEVAATAHDQLGLVTREPIGVVAAIVPWNFPLLMACWKLGPALSTGNSVVLKPSEKSPLTAIRVAQLAIEAGIPAGVLNVVPGYGHTVGKALALHMDVDTVVFTGSTKIAKQLLVYSGESNMKRVWLEAGGKSPNIVFADAPDLQAAAESAASAIAFNQGEVCTAGSRLLVERSIKDTFLPLVIEALKAWKPGNPLDPATTVGALVDTQQMNTVLSYIESGHSDGAKLVAGGKRILQETGGTYVEPTIFDGVTNAMKIAQEEIFGPVLSVLTFDTAEEAIQIANDTPYGLAAAVWTANLSKAHLTAKALRAGSVWVNQYDGGDMTAPFGGFKQSGNGRDKSLHAFDKYTELKATWIKL, via the coding sequence ATGACCACCCTGACTCATGCTGACTGGGAAAAACGTGCCCAGGATCTGAAGATCGAAGGCCGTGCCTTCATCAATGGCGAATACACCCACGCCGCGTCCGGCGATACGTTCGAATGCCTCAGCCCGGTTGATGGCCGCCTGCTCGCCAAAGTCGCCAGCTGTGACGTTGCCGATGCCCAGCGTGCCGTGGAAAGCGCCCGCTCCACGTTCAATTCCGGGGCCTGGTCGCGCCTGGCACCGGTCAAGCGCAAGGCTGCGATGATTCGCTTTGCCGCGCTGCTCAACAAAAACGTCGAAGAACTCGCCCTGCTGGAAACGCTGGACATGGGCAAGCCGATCAGCGACTCGTTCGGTATTGATATTCCTGGCGCCGCCCAAGCCTTGAGCTGGAGCGGCGAGGCTATCGACAAGCTGTATGACGAAGTCGCCGCCACTGCGCACGACCAGCTTGGCCTGGTGACACGTGAGCCGATTGGCGTAGTCGCGGCTATCGTGCCGTGGAACTTCCCGCTGCTGATGGCCTGCTGGAAGCTCGGTCCGGCGCTGTCCACGGGTAACTCGGTGGTACTCAAGCCGTCGGAAAAATCGCCACTGACCGCCATTCGCGTTGCCCAACTGGCAATCGAGGCGGGCATTCCGGCTGGCGTGCTCAACGTGGTGCCAGGTTACGGCCACACCGTGGGCAAGGCGCTGGCCTTGCACATGGACGTCGACACCGTGGTGTTCACCGGCTCGACCAAAATCGCCAAGCAGTTGCTGGTGTATTCGGGCGAATCGAACATGAAGCGCGTCTGGCTCGAAGCTGGCGGCAAAAGCCCGAACATCGTGTTTGCCGATGCGCCGGACCTGCAAGCCGCAGCCGAGTCCGCCGCCAGCGCCATCGCCTTCAACCAGGGCGAAGTCTGCACCGCCGGCTCGCGCCTGTTGGTGGAGCGCTCCATCAAGGACACCTTCCTGCCGCTGGTTATCGAAGCGCTGAAAGCCTGGAAGCCGGGCAATCCGCTGGATCCGGCGACTACGGTCGGCGCGCTGGTGGATACCCAGCAGATGAACACCGTGCTGTCGTACATCGAGTCCGGTCACAGCGACGGCGCCAAACTGGTCGCGGGCGGCAAGCGCATCCTGCAGGAAACCGGCGGCACCTACGTTGAGCCAACGATTTTCGACGGCGTGACCAATGCCATGAAGATCGCCCAGGAAGAGATCTTCGGCCCGGTTCTTTCGGTATTGACCTTTGATACCGCCGAAGAAGCGATCCAGATCGCCAACGACACGCCGTACGGCCTCGCTGCTGCGGTGTGGACGGCCAACCTGTCCAAGGCGCACCTGACCGCCAAAGCGTTGCGTGCCGGCAGCGTGTGGGTCAATCAGTACGACGGCGGCGACATGACCGCGCCGTTCGGTGGCTTCAAGCAATCGGGCAACGGCCGCGACAAGTCGCTGCATGCGTTCGACAAATACACCGAGCTGAAGGCGACGTGGATTAAGTTGTAA
- a CDS encoding phospholipase D family protein: protein MKKAWASSLCLLFALCVSGCAHVSIPKEPSQALPPTDSAFGRSIQSMAMPHEGRSGFRLLPNSTEAFMARAELIRNARTSLDLQYYIVHDGLSTRALIDELLKAADRGVRVRILLDDTTSDGLDQAIATLAAHPNIQIRLFNPQELGRETGVTRNMGRLFNLSRQHRRMHNKLWLADSSVAIVGGRNLGDEYFDAKENLNFTDIDMLSVGPVAQQLEYSFDQYWNSALSKPIAEFMYFLPTVRDLAKARVQLEDSLEKSHQQHRALYDRLMAYKTQPRMKTWLNELIWAHNQALWDAPTKVLARGEPDPHLLLATQLAPELLNVKDELVLISAYFVPGREGLTYLTGRADAGVAVSLLTNSLEATDVPAVHGGYAPYRKALLEHGVKLFEMRRQPGDTGTSGGSGPHLFKKAAFLNSGSDSSLHSKAMIFDRQKIFVGSFNFDPRSVLWNTEVGVLVDSPQLTEYLRELTLQGMAPALSYQAKLEDGKVVWETEDDGKIHTLHKEPGDAWRRFNAWLSSAVGLEKML, encoded by the coding sequence TTGAAGAAAGCGTGGGCGTCGTCCCTTTGTCTGCTATTTGCGTTGTGCGTCAGTGGCTGCGCCCATGTCAGCATTCCCAAAGAGCCGAGTCAGGCGTTGCCGCCGACCGACTCGGCGTTCGGCCGCTCTATTCAGTCCATGGCCATGCCCCATGAAGGCCGTTCGGGATTTCGCCTGCTGCCCAACAGCACCGAAGCCTTCATGGCCCGGGCCGAGTTGATCCGCAATGCGCGCACCAGCCTGGACTTGCAGTACTACATCGTTCACGACGGCCTGAGCACGCGCGCCCTCATCGACGAACTGCTCAAGGCTGCAGATCGCGGGGTGCGGGTGCGAATCCTGCTGGACGACACCACCAGCGACGGCCTTGATCAGGCCATCGCCACCCTCGCCGCGCATCCGAACATTCAGATCCGGCTGTTCAACCCACAAGAGCTGGGCCGTGAAACCGGCGTGACGCGCAACATGGGACGGCTGTTTAACCTGTCCCGCCAACATCGACGCATGCACAACAAGCTGTGGTTGGCCGACAGCAGCGTGGCGATTGTCGGTGGGCGCAATCTGGGCGACGAGTATTTCGATGCCAAGGAAAACCTCAACTTCACCGATATCGATATGCTCAGCGTCGGGCCGGTGGCGCAGCAATTGGAGTACAGCTTCGACCAATACTGGAACAGCGCGCTCAGCAAACCCATTGCCGAATTCATGTATTTCCTGCCGACCGTGCGCGATCTCGCCAAGGCGCGGGTGCAGCTCGAAGACTCGCTGGAGAAGTCGCATCAGCAACATCGTGCGTTGTACGACCGCTTGATGGCCTACAAAACCCAGCCGCGCATGAAAACCTGGCTCAACGAGTTGATCTGGGCGCATAACCAGGCGCTGTGGGATGCGCCCACCAAGGTGCTGGCCCGCGGCGAACCGGACCCGCATCTACTGCTCGCCACGCAGTTGGCGCCGGAACTGCTCAACGTTAAGGACGAGTTGGTGCTGATTTCCGCTTACTTCGTACCCGGCAGAGAAGGCCTCACTTACCTCACTGGGCGCGCCGATGCGGGGGTCGCGGTGAGTTTGCTGACCAACTCTCTGGAAGCCACCGATGTTCCGGCTGTACACGGCGGTTACGCGCCCTATCGCAAGGCGTTGCTTGAGCATGGCGTGAAGCTGTTCGAAATGCGTCGCCAACCGGGCGATACCGGAACCAGCGGCGGCAGCGGCCCGCATCTGTTCAAGAAAGCCGCGTTCCTCAACAGCGGTTCGGACTCTAGCCTGCACAGCAAGGCGATGATTTTCGATCGGCAGAAAATCTTTGTCGGTTCGTTCAATTTCGATCCGCGTTCGGTGCTGTGGAATACCGAAGTCGGCGTGTTGGTCGACAGCCCGCAGCTCACTGAATACTTGCGCGAACTGACCCTGCAAGGCATGGCGCCGGCCTTGAGTTATCAGGCGAAGCTGGAAGACGGCAAAGTGGTGTGGGAAACCGAGGACGACGGCAAGATCCACACCTTGCACAAGGAACCGGGTGACGCATGGCGCCGCTTCAATGCGTGGTTAAGCAGCGCCGTCGGCCTGGAGAAAATGCTCTAG
- a CDS encoding ABC transporter substrate-binding protein, which yields MRLAAIPFLLAPLFAPMLAQAATTLSVCTEASPEGFDVVQYNSLTTTNASADVLMNRLVDFDAKSGKLVPSLAQSWTVSPDGLTYDFKLRPGVKFHHTDYFTPTRELTADDVVFSFQRMLDPQNPWHKVAQSGFPHAQSMQLPALIKKIDAPDPLTVRFTLDHADSTFLATLSMGFASIYSAEYTAQLLKAGTPEKLNSQPIGTGPFVFKRFQKDAVVRYEANAEYFAGKPGVDALVYAITPDANVRLQRIRQNECQITLSPKPLDIQEAAKDPALKVEKTEAFMTAFLAINSQHPPFDKAEVRQAINLAFDKPTYLKAVFEGTAAAANGPYPPNTWGYAKDLPGYKLDIAKAKELLAKAGVKDGFKTTIWTRPSGSLLNPNPSLGAQLLQADLAKVGISAEIKVIEWGELIRRAKAGEHDLLFMGWAGDNGDPDNFLTPQFSCAAVKSGTNFARYCDATLDKLISDGKATSDQAARSKLYHQAQEQIQQQALWLPLAHPTAAALTRKDVTGYQVSPFGRQDFFKVQVK from the coding sequence ATGCGCCTTGCTGCGATACCGTTTTTGCTCGCTCCTTTGTTCGCCCCGATGCTGGCCCAGGCCGCGACAACTTTGAGTGTTTGCACCGAAGCCAGCCCCGAAGGTTTCGACGTCGTGCAGTACAACTCGTTGACGACCACCAACGCCTCGGCCGACGTGCTGATGAACCGTCTGGTGGATTTCGACGCCAAGAGCGGCAAGCTGGTGCCAAGCCTGGCGCAGAGTTGGACCGTGTCCCCGGACGGCCTGACCTATGATTTCAAGTTGCGCCCGGGGGTGAAGTTCCATCACACCGATTACTTCACCCCGACCCGCGAACTGACCGCCGATGACGTGGTGTTCAGCTTCCAGCGTATGCTCGATCCGCAAAACCCATGGCACAAAGTCGCCCAGAGCGGCTTCCCCCATGCGCAGTCCATGCAGCTCCCGGCGCTGATCAAGAAAATCGACGCCCCGGACCCGCTGACTGTGCGGTTTACCCTCGATCATGCTGATTCCACTTTCCTGGCCACGCTGAGCATGGGTTTCGCCTCGATCTATTCGGCTGAATACACCGCGCAGTTGCTCAAGGCCGGTACGCCGGAAAAGCTCAACAGCCAGCCAATCGGCACCGGCCCGTTCGTGTTCAAGCGCTTCCAGAAGGACGCGGTGGTCCGTTATGAGGCCAACGCCGAGTATTTCGCTGGCAAGCCTGGCGTCGACGCACTGGTCTACGCGATCACGCCGGACGCCAACGTGCGTTTGCAGCGTATTCGCCAGAATGAGTGCCAGATCACTTTGTCGCCCAAGCCTCTGGATATCCAGGAAGCCGCGAAAGATCCTGCGCTGAAAGTCGAAAAAACCGAGGCGTTCATGACGGCGTTCCTGGCGATCAACAGCCAGCATCCGCCGTTCGACAAGGCTGAAGTGCGTCAGGCGATCAACCTCGCCTTCGACAAGCCGACCTATCTCAAGGCCGTGTTCGAAGGGACTGCCGCAGCCGCCAACGGGCCGTATCCGCCTAATACCTGGGGCTATGCGAAAGATTTGCCGGGCTACAAGCTGGACATCGCCAAGGCCAAGGAACTGTTGGCGAAAGCTGGCGTGAAGGACGGCTTCAAAACCACGATCTGGACGCGGCCGTCCGGCAGCCTGCTCAACCCCAATCCAAGCCTTGGCGCGCAATTGCTCCAGGCCGATCTGGCCAAAGTTGGCATCAGTGCCGAGATCAAGGTGATCGAGTGGGGCGAGCTGATCCGTCGCGCCAAAGCGGGCGAGCATGACCTGTTGTTCATGGGTTGGGCGGGCGATAACGGCGATCCGGATAACTTCCTGACGCCACAGTTCTCCTGCGCCGCAGTCAAATCAGGAACCAACTTCGCCCGTTATTGCGACGCGACGCTGGACAAGCTGATCAGCGACGGCAAGGCCACCAGCGATCAGGCGGCTCGCAGCAAGCTGTATCACCAGGCGCAGGAACAGATCCAGCAGCAGGCGTTGTGGTTGCCATTGGCCCACCCAACCGCCGCCGCGCTGACTCGCAAGGACGTGACGGGATATCAAGTCAGCCCGTTCGGTCGGCAGGATTTCTTCAAGGTGCAGGTCAAATAA